From the Temnothorax longispinosus isolate EJ_2023e chromosome 6, Tlon_JGU_v1, whole genome shotgun sequence genome, one window contains:
- the Prps gene encoding ribose-phosphate pyrophosphokinase 1 isoform X2: MSNLKKCRATQRSQCGRDPGPANAHHVMPVSQPVRAKSLLRANLENSRVRVLQSRMPNIKVFSGTSHPDLAQRIVDRLGIDIGKVVTKKFSNLETCVEIGESVRGEDVYIVQSGSGEVNDNLMELLIMINACKIASASRVTAVIPCFPYARQDKKDKGGDGGDSKNQIVMKSNEWKFRSRAPISAKLVANMLSVAGADHIITMDLHASQIQGFFDIPVDNLFAEPAVLKWIKENIVEWRNSIIVSPDAGGAKRVTSIADRLNVEFALIHKERKKANEVASMVLVGDVKDRVAILVDDMADTCGTICHAAEKLLEAGATKVYAILTHGIFSGPAISRINNACFEAVVVTNTIPQDGHMKDCPKIQCIDVSMMFAEAVRRTHNGESVSYLFSNVPY; encoded by the exons ATGAGCAATCTGAAAAAGTGCAGAGCCACCCAGAGATCCCAGTGCGGCCGAGATCCCGGACCTGCAAACGCGCATCATG TGATGCCCGTGTCGCAGCCAGTGCGTGCTAAGAGTTTGTTACGCGCAAACTTGGAGAACTCACGCGTGCGAGTCCTGCAGAGCAGAATGCCGAACATCAAGGTCTTCAGCGGTACCTCGCATCCGGATCTCGCCCAGCGGATCGTCGACCGCCTCGGCATCGACATCGGCAAAGTTGTCACCAAGAAATTCAGCAACCTCGAGACATG CGTGGAGATCGGAGAATCTGTCCGTGGGGAAGATGTGTACATTGTGCAAAGTGGAAGCGGCGAGGTGAATGACAATCTTATGGAGCTTCTGATCATGATCAACGCTTGCAAAATTGCTTCTGCATCACGAGTAACAGCGGTTATTCCTTGTTTCCCTTATGCCAGGCAAGATAAGAAAGACAAG GGCGGTGATGGTGGAGACTCTAAAAATCAGATTGTCATGAAGTCGAACGAGTGGAAATTCAGG AGTCGTGCGCCAATCTCTGCAAAACTAGTTGCGAATATGCTTTCTGTGGCGGGTGCTGATCACATTATCACAATGGACTTGCATGCTAGTCAGATACAAGGATTCTTCGACATCCCAGTAGACAACTTATTCGCTGAACCAGCTGTCCTCAAGTGGATTAAAGAGAATATCGTTGAATGGCGAAACAGTATCATTGTCTCTCCTGATGCAGGTGGTGCCAAAAG AGTCACATCCATCGCAGACCGATTAAATGTTGAGTTTGCGCTCATAcataaagaaaggaaaaaggcGAACGAAGTCGCGAGTATGGTATTGGTCGGAGACGTCAAAGACAGAGTTGCTATCCTTGTGGATGACATGGCTGACACTTGCGGTACCATTTGTCACGCAGCGGAAAAACTATTGGAAGCTGGTGCCACGAAGGTTTACGCGATACTTACACACGGTATCTTTAGTGGGCCAGCCATTAGTAGAATTAACAATGCTTGCTTCGAGGCTGTAGTAGTGACCAACACTATTCCTCAAGATGGTCACATGAAAGATTGTCCAAAGATTCAG TGTATCGATGTCTCAATGATGTTTGCCGAAGCAGTGAGGCGGACACATAATGGCGAATCTGTATCGTACCTGTTTTCGAATGTACCGTATTAG
- the LOC139814434 gene encoding metallophosphoesterase domain-containing protein 1 isoform X2, with translation MSDTHSLTPFIKFDVPAGDVFIHAGDFTKCGSLQEVVEFNNWIGNLPHKHKIVIAGNHELSFDPTFTHPFSVHTSGDHQKHTGTSILDDIPTLGMSKDILVEAIKTTNVKDYLTNCTYLEDSEIIVHGIKIYGTPWQPEFCKWAFNVPRGEACLSKWEMIPSDTDILVTHTPPVGHGDLCCTGVRAGCVELLSTVQNRVKPKYHVFGHIHEGYGISSDGKIIYINASTCDLNYLPSNPPIVFDITLPSGIQKS, from the exons ATGAGCGACACGCACTCGCTCACGccgtttataaaatttgacgTGCCCGCGGGAGACGTCTTCATCCACGCCGGGGATTTCACGAAATGTGGCAGCCTGCAAGAGGTCGTAGAATTCAATAATTGGATAG GTAACTTGCCACACAAGCATAAGATAGTTATAGCTGGAAACCATGAACTTAGCTTTGATCCCACGTTCACGCATCCCTTTTCTGTGCATACCAGCGGGGATCACCAGAAGCATACAGGAACCAGTATACTCGACGATATACCTACCTTGGGTATGTCCAAGGATATTCTTGTGGAAGCTATTAAAACTACTAATGTTAAAGATTATTTGACAAATTGTACATACCTTGAAGATTCCGAGATTATAGTGCATGGAATTAAGATATACGGTACTCCATG GCAGCCCGAGTTTTGTAAGTGGGCATTTAACGTGCCGCGTGGAGAAGCATGCCTTTCAAAATGGGAAATGATTCCGTCTGACACAGATATCCTCGTAACGCATACCCCTCCTGTAGGTCACGGAGACCTATGCTGCACTGGAGTACGAGCCGGATGCGTTGAATTATTGTCGACGGTGCAGAATCGCGTAAAGCCCAAATATCATGTATTTGGTCACATACACGAAG gATATGGCATATCTTCAGATGGCAagataatatacattaatgcATCAACATGTGATCTGAATTATCTGCCAAGTAATCCACCAATAGTATTTGATATAACATTACCTTCCGGTATTCAAAAATCATAA
- the Prps gene encoding ribose-phosphate pyrophosphokinase 1 isoform X3 — protein MSNLKKCRATQRSQCGRDPGPANAHHVMPVSQPVRAKSLLRANLENSRVRVLQSRMPNIKVFSGTSHPDLAQRIVDRLGIDIGKVVTKKFSNLETCVEIGESVRGEDVYIVQSGSGEVNDNLMELLIMINACKIASASRVTAVIPCFPYARQDKKDKDILPDLSTSRAPISAKLVANMLSVAGADHIITMDLHASQIQGFFDIPVDNLFAEPAVLKWIKENIVEWRNSIIVSPDAGGAKRVTSIADRLNVEFALIHKERKKANEVASMVLVGDVKDRVAILVDDMADTCGTICHAAEKLLEAGATKVYAILTHGIFSGPAISRINNACFEAVVVTNTIPQDGHMKDCPKIQCIDVSMMFAEAVRRTHNGESVSYLFSNVPY, from the exons ATGAGCAATCTGAAAAAGTGCAGAGCCACCCAGAGATCCCAGTGCGGCCGAGATCCCGGACCTGCAAACGCGCATCATG TGATGCCCGTGTCGCAGCCAGTGCGTGCTAAGAGTTTGTTACGCGCAAACTTGGAGAACTCACGCGTGCGAGTCCTGCAGAGCAGAATGCCGAACATCAAGGTCTTCAGCGGTACCTCGCATCCGGATCTCGCCCAGCGGATCGTCGACCGCCTCGGCATCGACATCGGCAAAGTTGTCACCAAGAAATTCAGCAACCTCGAGACATG CGTGGAGATCGGAGAATCTGTCCGTGGGGAAGATGTGTACATTGTGCAAAGTGGAAGCGGCGAGGTGAATGACAATCTTATGGAGCTTCTGATCATGATCAACGCTTGCAAAATTGCTTCTGCATCACGAGTAACAGCGGTTATTCCTTGTTTCCCTTATGCCAGGCAAGATAAGAAAGACAAG GATATTCTGCCCGACCTGTCTACA AGTCGTGCGCCAATCTCTGCAAAACTAGTTGCGAATATGCTTTCTGTGGCGGGTGCTGATCACATTATCACAATGGACTTGCATGCTAGTCAGATACAAGGATTCTTCGACATCCCAGTAGACAACTTATTCGCTGAACCAGCTGTCCTCAAGTGGATTAAAGAGAATATCGTTGAATGGCGAAACAGTATCATTGTCTCTCCTGATGCAGGTGGTGCCAAAAG AGTCACATCCATCGCAGACCGATTAAATGTTGAGTTTGCGCTCATAcataaagaaaggaaaaaggcGAACGAAGTCGCGAGTATGGTATTGGTCGGAGACGTCAAAGACAGAGTTGCTATCCTTGTGGATGACATGGCTGACACTTGCGGTACCATTTGTCACGCAGCGGAAAAACTATTGGAAGCTGGTGCCACGAAGGTTTACGCGATACTTACACACGGTATCTTTAGTGGGCCAGCCATTAGTAGAATTAACAATGCTTGCTTCGAGGCTGTAGTAGTGACCAACACTATTCCTCAAGATGGTCACATGAAAGATTGTCCAAAGATTCAG TGTATCGATGTCTCAATGATGTTTGCCGAAGCAGTGAGGCGGACACATAATGGCGAATCTGTATCGTACCTGTTTTCGAATGTACCGTATTAG
- the LOC139814434 gene encoding metallophosphoesterase domain-containing protein 1 isoform X1 — MKIAIHPLTADPTAAWRELSQHQKVVKINAKLPTNEAPSDKLRVVCMSDTHSLTPFIKFDVPAGDVFIHAGDFTKCGSLQEVVEFNNWIGNLPHKHKIVIAGNHELSFDPTFTHPFSVHTSGDHQKHTGTSILDDIPTLGMSKDILVEAIKTTNVKDYLTNCTYLEDSEIIVHGIKIYGTPWQPEFCKWAFNVPRGEACLSKWEMIPSDTDILVTHTPPVGHGDLCCTGVRAGCVELLSTVQNRVKPKYHVFGHIHEGYGISSDGKIIYINASTCDLNYLPSNPPIVFDITLPSGIQKS, encoded by the exons ATGAAGATAGCTATTCATCCGTTGACAGCTGATCCCACGGCAGCTTGGCGTGAGTTGTCCCAGCATCAGAAAGTCGTTAAAATAAATGCTAAATTGCCGACGAACGAGGCACCGAGCGACAAA TTGCGTGTGGTATGTATGAGCGACACGCACTCGCTCACGccgtttataaaatttgacgTGCCCGCGGGAGACGTCTTCATCCACGCCGGGGATTTCACGAAATGTGGCAGCCTGCAAGAGGTCGTAGAATTCAATAATTGGATAG GTAACTTGCCACACAAGCATAAGATAGTTATAGCTGGAAACCATGAACTTAGCTTTGATCCCACGTTCACGCATCCCTTTTCTGTGCATACCAGCGGGGATCACCAGAAGCATACAGGAACCAGTATACTCGACGATATACCTACCTTGGGTATGTCCAAGGATATTCTTGTGGAAGCTATTAAAACTACTAATGTTAAAGATTATTTGACAAATTGTACATACCTTGAAGATTCCGAGATTATAGTGCATGGAATTAAGATATACGGTACTCCATG GCAGCCCGAGTTTTGTAAGTGGGCATTTAACGTGCCGCGTGGAGAAGCATGCCTTTCAAAATGGGAAATGATTCCGTCTGACACAGATATCCTCGTAACGCATACCCCTCCTGTAGGTCACGGAGACCTATGCTGCACTGGAGTACGAGCCGGATGCGTTGAATTATTGTCGACGGTGCAGAATCGCGTAAAGCCCAAATATCATGTATTTGGTCACATACACGAAG gATATGGCATATCTTCAGATGGCAagataatatacattaatgcATCAACATGTGATCTGAATTATCTGCCAAGTAATCCACCAATAGTATTTGATATAACATTACCTTCCGGTATTCAAAAATCATAA
- the Prps gene encoding ribose-phosphate pyrophosphokinase 1 isoform X4 yields MPVSQPVRAKSLLRANLENSRVRVLQSRMPNIKVFSGTSHPDLAQRIVDRLGIDIGKVVTKKFSNLETCVEIGESVRGEDVYIVQSGSGEVNDNLMELLIMINACKIASASRVTAVIPCFPYARQDKKDKGGDGGDSKNQIVMKSNEWKFRDILPDLSTSRAPISAKLVANMLSVAGADHIITMDLHASQIQGFFDIPVDNLFAEPAVLKWIKENIVEWRNSIIVSPDAGGAKRVTSIADRLNVEFALIHKERKKANEVASMVLVGDVKDRVAILVDDMADTCGTICHAAEKLLEAGATKVYAILTHGIFSGPAISRINNACFEAVVVTNTIPQDGHMKDCPKIQCIDVSMMFAEAVRRTHNGESVSYLFSNVPY; encoded by the exons ATGCCCGTGTCGCAGCCAGTGCGTGCTAAGAGTTTGTTACGCGCAAACTTGGAGAACTCACGCGTGCGAGTCCTGCAGAGCAGAATGCCGAACATCAAGGTCTTCAGCGGTACCTCGCATCCGGATCTCGCCCAGCGGATCGTCGACCGCCTCGGCATCGACATCGGCAAAGTTGTCACCAAGAAATTCAGCAACCTCGAGACATG CGTGGAGATCGGAGAATCTGTCCGTGGGGAAGATGTGTACATTGTGCAAAGTGGAAGCGGCGAGGTGAATGACAATCTTATGGAGCTTCTGATCATGATCAACGCTTGCAAAATTGCTTCTGCATCACGAGTAACAGCGGTTATTCCTTGTTTCCCTTATGCCAGGCAAGATAAGAAAGACAAG GGCGGTGATGGTGGAGACTCTAAAAATCAGATTGTCATGAAGTCGAACGAGTGGAAATTCAGG GATATTCTGCCCGACCTGTCTACA AGTCGTGCGCCAATCTCTGCAAAACTAGTTGCGAATATGCTTTCTGTGGCGGGTGCTGATCACATTATCACAATGGACTTGCATGCTAGTCAGATACAAGGATTCTTCGACATCCCAGTAGACAACTTATTCGCTGAACCAGCTGTCCTCAAGTGGATTAAAGAGAATATCGTTGAATGGCGAAACAGTATCATTGTCTCTCCTGATGCAGGTGGTGCCAAAAG AGTCACATCCATCGCAGACCGATTAAATGTTGAGTTTGCGCTCATAcataaagaaaggaaaaaggcGAACGAAGTCGCGAGTATGGTATTGGTCGGAGACGTCAAAGACAGAGTTGCTATCCTTGTGGATGACATGGCTGACACTTGCGGTACCATTTGTCACGCAGCGGAAAAACTATTGGAAGCTGGTGCCACGAAGGTTTACGCGATACTTACACACGGTATCTTTAGTGGGCCAGCCATTAGTAGAATTAACAATGCTTGCTTCGAGGCTGTAGTAGTGACCAACACTATTCCTCAAGATGGTCACATGAAAGATTGTCCAAAGATTCAG TGTATCGATGTCTCAATGATGTTTGCCGAAGCAGTGAGGCGGACACATAATGGCGAATCTGTATCGTACCTGTTTTCGAATGTACCGTATTAG
- the Prps gene encoding ribose-phosphate pyrophosphokinase 1 isoform X1 yields MSNLKKCRATQRSQCGRDPGPANAHHVMPVSQPVRAKSLLRANLENSRVRVLQSRMPNIKVFSGTSHPDLAQRIVDRLGIDIGKVVTKKFSNLETCVEIGESVRGEDVYIVQSGSGEVNDNLMELLIMINACKIASASRVTAVIPCFPYARQDKKDKGGDGGDSKNQIVMKSNEWKFRDILPDLSTSRAPISAKLVANMLSVAGADHIITMDLHASQIQGFFDIPVDNLFAEPAVLKWIKENIVEWRNSIIVSPDAGGAKRVTSIADRLNVEFALIHKERKKANEVASMVLVGDVKDRVAILVDDMADTCGTICHAAEKLLEAGATKVYAILTHGIFSGPAISRINNACFEAVVVTNTIPQDGHMKDCPKIQCIDVSMMFAEAVRRTHNGESVSYLFSNVPY; encoded by the exons ATGAGCAATCTGAAAAAGTGCAGAGCCACCCAGAGATCCCAGTGCGGCCGAGATCCCGGACCTGCAAACGCGCATCATG TGATGCCCGTGTCGCAGCCAGTGCGTGCTAAGAGTTTGTTACGCGCAAACTTGGAGAACTCACGCGTGCGAGTCCTGCAGAGCAGAATGCCGAACATCAAGGTCTTCAGCGGTACCTCGCATCCGGATCTCGCCCAGCGGATCGTCGACCGCCTCGGCATCGACATCGGCAAAGTTGTCACCAAGAAATTCAGCAACCTCGAGACATG CGTGGAGATCGGAGAATCTGTCCGTGGGGAAGATGTGTACATTGTGCAAAGTGGAAGCGGCGAGGTGAATGACAATCTTATGGAGCTTCTGATCATGATCAACGCTTGCAAAATTGCTTCTGCATCACGAGTAACAGCGGTTATTCCTTGTTTCCCTTATGCCAGGCAAGATAAGAAAGACAAG GGCGGTGATGGTGGAGACTCTAAAAATCAGATTGTCATGAAGTCGAACGAGTGGAAATTCAGG GATATTCTGCCCGACCTGTCTACA AGTCGTGCGCCAATCTCTGCAAAACTAGTTGCGAATATGCTTTCTGTGGCGGGTGCTGATCACATTATCACAATGGACTTGCATGCTAGTCAGATACAAGGATTCTTCGACATCCCAGTAGACAACTTATTCGCTGAACCAGCTGTCCTCAAGTGGATTAAAGAGAATATCGTTGAATGGCGAAACAGTATCATTGTCTCTCCTGATGCAGGTGGTGCCAAAAG AGTCACATCCATCGCAGACCGATTAAATGTTGAGTTTGCGCTCATAcataaagaaaggaaaaaggcGAACGAAGTCGCGAGTATGGTATTGGTCGGAGACGTCAAAGACAGAGTTGCTATCCTTGTGGATGACATGGCTGACACTTGCGGTACCATTTGTCACGCAGCGGAAAAACTATTGGAAGCTGGTGCCACGAAGGTTTACGCGATACTTACACACGGTATCTTTAGTGGGCCAGCCATTAGTAGAATTAACAATGCTTGCTTCGAGGCTGTAGTAGTGACCAACACTATTCCTCAAGATGGTCACATGAAAGATTGTCCAAAGATTCAG TGTATCGATGTCTCAATGATGTTTGCCGAAGCAGTGAGGCGGACACATAATGGCGAATCTGTATCGTACCTGTTTTCGAATGTACCGTATTAG
- the Prps gene encoding ribose-phosphate pyrophosphokinase 1 isoform X5, translating into MSNLKKCRATQRSQCGRDPGPANAHHVMPVSQPVRAKSLLRANLENSRVRVLQSRMPNIKVFSGTSHPDLAQRIVDRLGIDIGKVVTKKFSNLETCVEIGESVRGEDVYIVQSGSGEVNDNLMELLIMINACKIASASRVTAVIPCFPYARQDKKDKSRAPISAKLVANMLSVAGADHIITMDLHASQIQGFFDIPVDNLFAEPAVLKWIKENIVEWRNSIIVSPDAGGAKRVTSIADRLNVEFALIHKERKKANEVASMVLVGDVKDRVAILVDDMADTCGTICHAAEKLLEAGATKVYAILTHGIFSGPAISRINNACFEAVVVTNTIPQDGHMKDCPKIQCIDVSMMFAEAVRRTHNGESVSYLFSNVPY; encoded by the exons ATGAGCAATCTGAAAAAGTGCAGAGCCACCCAGAGATCCCAGTGCGGCCGAGATCCCGGACCTGCAAACGCGCATCATG TGATGCCCGTGTCGCAGCCAGTGCGTGCTAAGAGTTTGTTACGCGCAAACTTGGAGAACTCACGCGTGCGAGTCCTGCAGAGCAGAATGCCGAACATCAAGGTCTTCAGCGGTACCTCGCATCCGGATCTCGCCCAGCGGATCGTCGACCGCCTCGGCATCGACATCGGCAAAGTTGTCACCAAGAAATTCAGCAACCTCGAGACATG CGTGGAGATCGGAGAATCTGTCCGTGGGGAAGATGTGTACATTGTGCAAAGTGGAAGCGGCGAGGTGAATGACAATCTTATGGAGCTTCTGATCATGATCAACGCTTGCAAAATTGCTTCTGCATCACGAGTAACAGCGGTTATTCCTTGTTTCCCTTATGCCAGGCAAGATAAGAAAGACAAG AGTCGTGCGCCAATCTCTGCAAAACTAGTTGCGAATATGCTTTCTGTGGCGGGTGCTGATCACATTATCACAATGGACTTGCATGCTAGTCAGATACAAGGATTCTTCGACATCCCAGTAGACAACTTATTCGCTGAACCAGCTGTCCTCAAGTGGATTAAAGAGAATATCGTTGAATGGCGAAACAGTATCATTGTCTCTCCTGATGCAGGTGGTGCCAAAAG AGTCACATCCATCGCAGACCGATTAAATGTTGAGTTTGCGCTCATAcataaagaaaggaaaaaggcGAACGAAGTCGCGAGTATGGTATTGGTCGGAGACGTCAAAGACAGAGTTGCTATCCTTGTGGATGACATGGCTGACACTTGCGGTACCATTTGTCACGCAGCGGAAAAACTATTGGAAGCTGGTGCCACGAAGGTTTACGCGATACTTACACACGGTATCTTTAGTGGGCCAGCCATTAGTAGAATTAACAATGCTTGCTTCGAGGCTGTAGTAGTGACCAACACTATTCCTCAAGATGGTCACATGAAAGATTGTCCAAAGATTCAG TGTATCGATGTCTCAATGATGTTTGCCGAAGCAGTGAGGCGGACACATAATGGCGAATCTGTATCGTACCTGTTTTCGAATGTACCGTATTAG